CAGGTCGCCGTGATGCGTCACTTCGGCTTTGCGCGCTTCTACGTGTGCGCGCACGACCGCGGCGCGCGCGTCGCGCACCGGATGGCGCTCGATCATCCGGATGCGGTCGAGCGGATGCTGCTGCTCGACATCGCGCCGACGCTCGCGATGTACGAGCGCACCGACCGCGCGTTCGCGACCGCGTACTTCCACTGGTTCTTCCTGATTCAGCCCGAGCCGTTGCCCGAGACGCTGATCGGCGGCCATTCGGACGCGTACGTCGACGCGGTGATGGGCAATCGCTCGGCGGGGCTCGCGCCGTTTGCGCCGGAGGCGCTGCACGCGTATCGCGAAGCGTTGCGGCAGCCGGGCGCGGTGCATGCGATGTGCGAGGACTATCGCGCGTCGGCGACGATCGATCTCGATCACGATCGTGCGGATCTCGAGCGCGGGCACAAGCTCGCGTGTCCGCTGCGCGTGCTGTGGGGCGAGCACGGCGTCGTCGCGCGCTGCTTCGCGCCGCTCGACGAATGGCGGCGCGTCGCGCGCGACGTGAGCGGCCGGGCGCTCGCAT
Above is a window of Burkholderia thailandensis E264 DNA encoding:
- a CDS encoding alpha/beta fold hydrolase, translated to MSFEEFAPFRVTAQDVDIFGVKGGAGPPLLLLHGHPQTHMIWHRVAATLARHFTVIATDLRGYGASGKPPSDARHAPYSKRTMAADQVAVMRHFGFARFYVCAHDRGARVAHRMALDHPDAVERMLLLDIAPTLAMYERTDRAFATAYFHWFFLIQPEPLPETLIGGHSDAYVDAVMGNRSAGLAPFAPEALHAYREALRQPGAVHAMCEDYRASATIDLDHDRADLERGHKLACPLRVLWGEHGVVARCFAPLDEWRRVARDVSGRALACGHYIPEEAPVALIDEIVSFFEAREAA